A region from the Desulfobacterales bacterium genome encodes:
- a CDS encoding basic amino acid ABC transporter substrate-binding protein produces MLKKLIILNLLLSLVIIWPCFAGAVTITFATDSTWPPMEFVDSNQEIVGYSIDYMKAAGKEAGFTPVFKSVAWDGIFAGLATGKYDAICSSVSITDERKKAMDFSVPYFKVRQALIVSKDSTAKSLDDMKGKKVGSQISTTGTFAVKKIEAIISKTYDEVGLAVEDLYNGRIEGVVCDDPVAAQYVMANEKYKEALKIAVIVETGDVEYYGIAIKKGNTKVLNLINKGINAVKAKGIDVELQKKWIGQ; encoded by the coding sequence ATGCTAAAAAAACTAATTATTTTAAACCTATTATTATCTTTAGTAATTATCTGGCCTTGTTTTGCTGGAGCAGTTACTATAACATTCGCAACTGATTCAACATGGCCTCCAATGGAGTTTGTTGACTCAAACCAAGAAATTGTTGGTTATTCAATTGATTATATGAAAGCGGCAGGAAAAGAAGCTGGGTTTACTCCTGTTTTTAAATCAGTTGCATGGGATGGCATATTCGCTGGTCTTGCTACTGGAAAATATGATGCAATATGTTCGTCTGTTTCCATTACAGATGAAAGAAAAAAAGCAATGGATTTTTCTGTGCCATATTTTAAAGTTAGACAGGCTTTAATTGTTTCAAAGGATTCTACAGCAAAATCCCTTGATGACATGAAAGGTAAAAAAGTTGGCTCCCAAATCAGCACTACTGGAACTTTTGCTGTAAAAAAAATAGAAGCAATCATTTCAAAAACCTATGACGAAGTAGGTCTTGCAGTTGAAGACCTTTACAATGGAAGAATTGAAGGCGTTGTATGTGACGATCCTGTGGCTGCTCAGTATGTTATGGCAAACGAAAAATATAAAGAAGCTCTTAAGATAGCTGTAATTGTTGAAACAGGAGATGTTGAATATTATGGTATAGCAATAAAAAAAGGAAATACAAAGGTATTAAACCTTATAAATAAAGGAATTAACGCTGTCAAAGCTAAAGGTATTGATGTTGAGCTTCAAAAGAAATGGATAGGCCAATAA
- a CDS encoding DMT family transporter produces MNSYSKILKANILLIVASFIWGTSFVAQREGMSHIGPFAFSGFRFIFGCIFLAPFAFISYRKIRHISSEKALFMLWNCFLAGMLMFVGINLQQIGIVYTTAGKAGFITGLYAAIVPCLGLAIGQRPNIGLWVSLPLVLTGLYLLSINESYTFAKGDLWILSCAFVWAVHVLFLGWLSPKVDSFLLAFGQSFVCAVFSIIAAGFLENINISGFLGAKLSILYSGVMSVGVAFTLQVIAQKDSPPAHAAIILQLESLIAAISGWLILGELMSERAIFGAALMLIGVLIVQLWPQKKIN; encoded by the coding sequence ATGAATAGCTATAGCAAAATCTTAAAAGCTAACATATTATTAATTGTAGCATCATTTATATGGGGAACTTCATTTGTTGCTCAAAGGGAAGGAATGAGCCATATTGGGCCATTTGCTTTTAGCGGATTTAGGTTTATTTTTGGATGTATATTTCTTGCGCCTTTTGCATTTATCTCTTATAGAAAAATCAGACATATTAGTTCTGAAAAAGCATTATTTATGTTATGGAACTGTTTTTTAGCAGGTATGCTAATGTTTGTTGGCATAAATTTACAGCAAATAGGAATAGTTTATACAACTGCTGGTAAAGCTGGATTTATAACAGGGCTTTATGCGGCAATAGTTCCTTGTTTAGGACTCGCTATCGGGCAAAGACCAAATATAGGGCTTTGGGTAAGCCTTCCTTTAGTTTTAACAGGTCTGTATTTATTGAGCATAAACGAATCTTATACCTTTGCCAAAGGTGATTTATGGATTTTATCCTGCGCTTTTGTATGGGCTGTTCATGTTTTGTTTTTAGGCTGGCTTTCTCCCAAGGTTGATTCTTTTTTATTAGCATTTGGACAATCATTTGTTTGTGCCGTATTCAGTATTATTGCCGCTGGATTTCTGGAAAACATAAATATATCTGGTTTTTTGGGAGCAAAGCTTTCGATTTTATATAGCGGTGTAATGTCTGTAGGTGTCGCCTTCACTTTGCAGGTAATCGCCCAAAAAGATTCGCCTCCAGCCCATGCAGCAATAATTTTACAGCTTGAATCCCTGATAGCCGCAATTTCTGGATGGTTAATATTAGGAGAATTAATGAGTGAACGGGCAATTTTTGGGGCAGCTTTAATGTTAATAGGCGTTCTCATAGTTCAGTTATGGCCTCAAAAAAAAATTAATTGA
- a CDS encoding RNA 3'-terminal phosphate cyclase: MITIDGSFGEGGGQILRSALALSMITGKPFNIINIRASRKKPGLMAQHLAAVNASHKIGQAEVTGNTISSTELYFKPNGILSGSFNFDTGTAGSGTLVFQTIMPALIKASCNSNIIFKGGTHNPFAPPYDFIDKAFIPLLKRMNINISSNIERYGFYPRGGGKFSLSIQPLTKTSNLNLLERGRIKKIKALSIVSQLPISIAEREIDAALKKLKLNRNDTMIHSVKNPVGPGNAFIIEVESENITEIFTGFGERGVKAEDVADKTISEVNEYINAEVPIGENLADQLLIPMVITGGGRFLTLTPSQHTLTNIEIIKKFVDADFKLTEHSKNKWELEIKVINF, encoded by the coding sequence ATGATAACTATAGACGGATCATTCGGAGAAGGCGGAGGGCAAATACTTAGAAGCGCTCTTGCATTGTCTATGATTACAGGCAAGCCTTTTAATATTATAAATATTCGAGCGAGCAGAAAAAAACCGGGTCTTATGGCTCAACATCTTGCGGCAGTAAATGCATCACATAAAATCGGACAAGCTGAAGTGACAGGTAATACAATAAGCTCAACGGAGCTTTATTTTAAACCTAATGGAATACTTAGCGGCAGCTTTAATTTTGACACCGGGACAGCTGGTAGCGGGACTTTAGTGTTTCAAACAATTATGCCAGCTTTAATTAAAGCATCGTGCAACTCAAACATTATTTTTAAAGGAGGTACACATAACCCTTTTGCACCTCCTTATGATTTTATAGACAAGGCATTCATTCCTTTATTAAAAAGAATGAACATCAATATTAGTTCTAATATTGAAAGATATGGATTTTATCCAAGAGGTGGCGGAAAATTTTCTTTATCAATTCAACCATTAACAAAAACTTCTAATTTAAATTTATTGGAAAGAGGCCGCATAAAAAAGATAAAAGCCCTTTCGATTGTATCTCAACTTCCGATTTCAATTGCTGAAAGAGAAATAGATGCAGCATTAAAAAAATTAAAGTTAAATAGAAATGATACAATGATACATTCAGTTAAAAATCCTGTTGGACCAGGAAATGCTTTTATTATTGAAGTCGAGAGCGAAAATATTACTGAAATATTTACAGGTTTTGGAGAAAGAGGTGTCAAGGCAGAAGATGTTGCTGATAAAACTATTTCTGAAGTTAATGAATATATTAACGCAGAAGTTCCTATCGGTGAAAATCTTGCTGATCAGCTTTTAATACCAATGGTTATCACTGGAGGTGGAAGATTTTTAACTTTAACGCCTTCTCAACATACTCTAACAAATATTGAAATTATCAAAAAATTTGTTGATGCAGATTTTAAATTAACTGAGCATTCTAAAAATAAATGGGAACTTGAAATTAAAGTAATTAATTTTTAA